In Clupea harengus chromosome 1, Ch_v2.0.2, whole genome shotgun sequence, one DNA window encodes the following:
- the clcn7 gene encoding H(+)/Cl(-) exchange transporter 7 isoform X1 produces MNMANITKKVSWSSRGDDSARGEATPLLNGTEEVRYTRQPSGGLFHISRLSTVDLEEEITSEEQDSVRTRPNMIPHNEKLLSLKYESLDYDNIENQLFLEEERRMSHMGFRCLEISRWVICGLIGFLTGLIACFIDIVVEKLAGIKYIVVKQNIEKFTEVGGLSISLILWAVLNSSLVMVGAIIVAFFEPIAAGSGIPQIKCYLNGVKIPRVVRLKTLMVKVFGVICSVAGGLAVGKEGPMIHSGAVVAAGVSQGRSTSLKKDFKIFEYFRRDTEKRDFVSAGAAAGVSAAFGAPVGGVLFSLEEGASFWNQMLTWRIFFASMISTFTLNFFLSIYNNKTGDLSNPGLINFGRFDSDSVAYNLYEIPLFIIMGAIGGLLGALFNFLNYWLTIFRIRYVHRPCLQVIEAMLVAAVTATVSFTMIYFSNDCQPLGQDQTKDDYPLQLFCADGEYNSMATAFFNTPERSVRSLFHNPPGSYNPLTLGLFTLTYFFLACWTYGLTVSAGVFIPSLLIGAAWGRLFGILLSYFTSGSSQIWADPGKYALIGAAAQLGGIVRMTLSLTVIMVEATGNVTFGLPIMLVLMTAKIVGDYFAEGLYDIHIKLQSVPFLHYEAPATSHWLTAREVMSSPVTCFNKVEKVGTIVNTLSNTSTNHNGFPVVIQIPDSDEPGMVCGLILRSQLIVLLKHKVFVERARTRLSQRKLQLKDFRDAYPRFPPIQSIHVSQDERECMMDLSEFMNPTPYTVPQETSLPRVFKLFRALGLRHLLVVDSENRVVGLVTRKDLARYHMGKHGLEELQLAQT; encoded by the exons CCATCCGGGGGATTATTTCACATAAGTAGACTCAGTACGGTGGACCTGGAAGAAGAAATCACATCAGAAGAG CAGGACTCTGTGAGGACCAGACCCAATATGATCCCCCACAATGAGAAGCTGCTCTCGCTCAAATACGAG AGTCTTGACTATGATAACATTGAGAATCAGCTGTTTCTGGAAGAAGAGAGGCGGATGAGCCACATG GGCTTCAGATGTCTGGAGATCAGTCGCTGGGTCATCTGTGGGCTCATTGGTTTTCTCACTGGACTCATCGCTTGTTTTATTGACATTGTTGTGGAGAAATTGGCTGGGATAAAATACATTGTTGTCAAACAGA ACATTGAGAAATTCACTGAGGTCGGTGGGCTCTCCATCTCGCTGATATTATGGGCTGTGCTAAACTCATCACTAGTAATGGTAGGAGCCATCATAGTGGCTTTTTTCGAG CCCATTGCTGCAGGCAGTGGCATCCCTCAGATTAAGTGCTACCTGAACGGAGTGAAGATCCCACGGGTGGTGCGACTGAAG ACACTGATGGTGAAAGTGTTCGGAGTGATTTGCTCTGTGGCTGGAGGACTGGCGGTCGGAAAg GAAGGACCCATGATCCACTCAGGGGCTGTGGTGGCGGCTGGGGTGTCCCAGGGCAGGAGCACATCCCTCAAGAAAGACTTCAAG ATCTTCGAGTACTTCCGCAGAGACACGGAGAAGAGAGACTTCGTCTCAGCCGGTGCCGCTGCTGGTGTGTCGGCTGCCTTCGGAGCTCCCGTCG GTGGAGTGCTTTTCAGTTTAGAAGAGGGGGCCTCCTTCTGGAACCAGATGTTGACGTGGAGAATA TTCTTTGCCTCAATGATCTCCACCTTCACTTTGAACTTCTTCCTGAGTATCTACAATAACAAGACTGGAGACCTCTCCAACCCTGGGCTTATTAACTTTGGTCGCTTTGATAGTGAT AGTGTGGCCTATAACCTCTATGAGATTCCTCTGTTCATCATTATGGGAGCAATCG GAGGATTGCTGGGGGCACTGTTTAACTTCCTGAACTACTGGCTAACAATTTTCAGAATCAG GTACGTTCACCGGCCCTGCCTTCAGGTGATCGAGGCCATGCTTGTGGCTGCAGTCACCGCCACCGTCTCCTTCACCATGATCTACTTCTCCAACGACTGCCAGCCCCTGGGCCAGGACCAGACCAAAGACGACTACCCTCTACAG cTGTTCTGCGCAGATGGCGAGTACAACTCCATGGCCACCGCATTCTTCAACACACCGGAGAGGAGCGTCCGCAGCCTGTTCCACAAcccaccag gctcctACAACCCACTGACGCTGGGTTTGTTTACACTGACCTACTTCTTCCTGGCCTGCTGGACCTATGGGCTGACCGTGTCGGCGGGGGTCTTCATTCCCTCACTGCTGATCGGTGCGGCATGGGGACGCCTCTTCGGCATCCTGCTGTCCTATTTCACCTCGGGCAGCTCG CAGATATGGGCAGATCCTGGCAAGTACGCTTTGATAGGAGCCGCAGCACAgctgg GTGGCATCGTCAGAATGACCCTAAGTCTCACAGTCATCATGGTGGAGGCGACTGGCAACGTCACCTTCGGCCTTCCCATCATGCTCGTGCTCATGACGGCCAAGATCGTAGGAGATTACTTTGCAGAG GGCTTATATGATATCCACATCAAGCTACAAAGTGTTCCCTTCCTTCATTATGAAGCTCCCGCCACCTCTCACTGGCTAACTGCGAG GGAGGTGATGAGCTCTCCAGTAACCTGCTTCAACAAGGTGGAGAAGGTTGGCACCATCGTGAACACCCTGAGCAACACCTCCACAAATCACAACGGCTTCCCTGTAGTCATTCAGATCCCAGACAGTGATGAG CCTGGGATGGTCTGTGGCTTGATTCTGCGCTCCCAGCTCATAGTGCTGCTGAAGCACAAG gtgtttgtggaGCGGGCACGCACGCGCCTCAGCCAGAGGAAGCTGCAGCTGAAGGACTTCCGTGACGCCTACCCGCGCTTCCCCCCAATCCAGTCCATCCACGTGTCACAGGACGAGCGCGAGTGCATGATGGACCTCAGCGAGTTCATGAACCCCACGCCCTATACCGTGCCACAG GAGACCTCTCTCCCCCGAGTGTTTAAGCTGTTCAGAGCCCTGGGCCTGAGGCATCTGTTGGTGGTGGACAGTGAAAACAGG GTGGTGGGCCTGGTGACTCGTAAGGACCTGGCACGGTACCACATGGGCAAACACGGGCTGGAGGAGCTCCAGCTGGCACAGACATGA
- the clcn7 gene encoding H(+)/Cl(-) exchange transporter 7 isoform X4, with protein MNMANITKKVSWSSRGDDSARGEATPLLNGTEEVRYTRQPSGGLFHISRLSTVDLEEEITSEEDSVRTRPNMIPHNEKLLSLKYESLDYDNIENQLFLEEERRMSHMGFRCLEISRWVICGLIGFLTGLIACFIDIVVEKLAGIKYIVVKQNIEKFTEVGGLSISLILWAVLNSSLVMVGAIIVAFFEPIAAGSGIPQIKCYLNGVKIPRVVRLKTLMVKVFGVICSVAGGLAVGKEGPMIHSGAVVAAGVSQGRSTSLKKDFKIFEYFRRDTEKRDFVSAGAAAGVSAAFGAPVGGVLFSLEEGASFWNQMLTWRIFFASMISTFTLNFFLSIYNNKTGDLSNPGLINFGRFDSDSVAYNLYEIPLFIIMGAIGGLLGALFNFLNYWLTIFRIRYVHRPCLQVIEAMLVAAVTATVSFTMIYFSNDCQPLGQDQTKDDYPLQLFCADGEYNSMATAFFNTPERSVRSLFHNPPGSYNPLTLGLFTLTYFFLACWTYGLTVSAGVFIPSLLIGAAWGRLFGILLSYFTSGSSIWADPGKYALIGAAAQLGGIVRMTLSLTVIMVEATGNVTFGLPIMLVLMTAKIVGDYFAEGLYDIHIKLQSVPFLHYEAPATSHWLTAREVMSSPVTCFNKVEKVGTIVNTLSNTSTNHNGFPVVIQIPDSDEPGMVCGLILRSQLIVLLKHKVFVERARTRLSQRKLQLKDFRDAYPRFPPIQSIHVSQDERECMMDLSEFMNPTPYTVPQETSLPRVFKLFRALGLRHLLVVDSENRVVGLVTRKDLARYHMGKHGLEELQLAQT; from the exons CCATCCGGGGGATTATTTCACATAAGTAGACTCAGTACGGTGGACCTGGAAGAAGAAATCACATCAGAAGAG GACTCTGTGAGGACCAGACCCAATATGATCCCCCACAATGAGAAGCTGCTCTCGCTCAAATACGAG AGTCTTGACTATGATAACATTGAGAATCAGCTGTTTCTGGAAGAAGAGAGGCGGATGAGCCACATG GGCTTCAGATGTCTGGAGATCAGTCGCTGGGTCATCTGTGGGCTCATTGGTTTTCTCACTGGACTCATCGCTTGTTTTATTGACATTGTTGTGGAGAAATTGGCTGGGATAAAATACATTGTTGTCAAACAGA ACATTGAGAAATTCACTGAGGTCGGTGGGCTCTCCATCTCGCTGATATTATGGGCTGTGCTAAACTCATCACTAGTAATGGTAGGAGCCATCATAGTGGCTTTTTTCGAG CCCATTGCTGCAGGCAGTGGCATCCCTCAGATTAAGTGCTACCTGAACGGAGTGAAGATCCCACGGGTGGTGCGACTGAAG ACACTGATGGTGAAAGTGTTCGGAGTGATTTGCTCTGTGGCTGGAGGACTGGCGGTCGGAAAg GAAGGACCCATGATCCACTCAGGGGCTGTGGTGGCGGCTGGGGTGTCCCAGGGCAGGAGCACATCCCTCAAGAAAGACTTCAAG ATCTTCGAGTACTTCCGCAGAGACACGGAGAAGAGAGACTTCGTCTCAGCCGGTGCCGCTGCTGGTGTGTCGGCTGCCTTCGGAGCTCCCGTCG GTGGAGTGCTTTTCAGTTTAGAAGAGGGGGCCTCCTTCTGGAACCAGATGTTGACGTGGAGAATA TTCTTTGCCTCAATGATCTCCACCTTCACTTTGAACTTCTTCCTGAGTATCTACAATAACAAGACTGGAGACCTCTCCAACCCTGGGCTTATTAACTTTGGTCGCTTTGATAGTGAT AGTGTGGCCTATAACCTCTATGAGATTCCTCTGTTCATCATTATGGGAGCAATCG GAGGATTGCTGGGGGCACTGTTTAACTTCCTGAACTACTGGCTAACAATTTTCAGAATCAG GTACGTTCACCGGCCCTGCCTTCAGGTGATCGAGGCCATGCTTGTGGCTGCAGTCACCGCCACCGTCTCCTTCACCATGATCTACTTCTCCAACGACTGCCAGCCCCTGGGCCAGGACCAGACCAAAGACGACTACCCTCTACAG cTGTTCTGCGCAGATGGCGAGTACAACTCCATGGCCACCGCATTCTTCAACACACCGGAGAGGAGCGTCCGCAGCCTGTTCCACAAcccaccag gctcctACAACCCACTGACGCTGGGTTTGTTTACACTGACCTACTTCTTCCTGGCCTGCTGGACCTATGGGCTGACCGTGTCGGCGGGGGTCTTCATTCCCTCACTGCTGATCGGTGCGGCATGGGGACGCCTCTTCGGCATCCTGCTGTCCTATTTCACCTCGGGCAGCTCG ATATGGGCAGATCCTGGCAAGTACGCTTTGATAGGAGCCGCAGCACAgctgg GTGGCATCGTCAGAATGACCCTAAGTCTCACAGTCATCATGGTGGAGGCGACTGGCAACGTCACCTTCGGCCTTCCCATCATGCTCGTGCTCATGACGGCCAAGATCGTAGGAGATTACTTTGCAGAG GGCTTATATGATATCCACATCAAGCTACAAAGTGTTCCCTTCCTTCATTATGAAGCTCCCGCCACCTCTCACTGGCTAACTGCGAG GGAGGTGATGAGCTCTCCAGTAACCTGCTTCAACAAGGTGGAGAAGGTTGGCACCATCGTGAACACCCTGAGCAACACCTCCACAAATCACAACGGCTTCCCTGTAGTCATTCAGATCCCAGACAGTGATGAG CCTGGGATGGTCTGTGGCTTGATTCTGCGCTCCCAGCTCATAGTGCTGCTGAAGCACAAG gtgtttgtggaGCGGGCACGCACGCGCCTCAGCCAGAGGAAGCTGCAGCTGAAGGACTTCCGTGACGCCTACCCGCGCTTCCCCCCAATCCAGTCCATCCACGTGTCACAGGACGAGCGCGAGTGCATGATGGACCTCAGCGAGTTCATGAACCCCACGCCCTATACCGTGCCACAG GAGACCTCTCTCCCCCGAGTGTTTAAGCTGTTCAGAGCCCTGGGCCTGAGGCATCTGTTGGTGGTGGACAGTGAAAACAGG GTGGTGGGCCTGGTGACTCGTAAGGACCTGGCACGGTACCACATGGGCAAACACGGGCTGGAGGAGCTCCAGCTGGCACAGACATGA
- the clcn7 gene encoding H(+)/Cl(-) exchange transporter 7 isoform X2, which translates to MNMANITKKVSWSSRGDDSARGEATPLLNGTEEVRYTRQPSGGLFHISRLSTVDLEEEITSEEQDSVRTRPNMIPHNEKLLSLKYESLDYDNIENQLFLEEERRMSHMGFRCLEISRWVICGLIGFLTGLIACFIDIVVEKLAGIKYIVVKQNIEKFTEVGGLSISLILWAVLNSSLVMVGAIIVAFFEPIAAGSGIPQIKCYLNGVKIPRVVRLKTLMVKVFGVICSVAGGLAVGKEGPMIHSGAVVAAGVSQGRSTSLKKDFKIFEYFRRDTEKRDFVSAGAAAGVSAAFGAPVGGVLFSLEEGASFWNQMLTWRIFFASMISTFTLNFFLSIYNNKTGDLSNPGLINFGRFDSDSVAYNLYEIPLFIIMGAIGGLLGALFNFLNYWLTIFRIRYVHRPCLQVIEAMLVAAVTATVSFTMIYFSNDCQPLGQDQTKDDYPLQLFCADGEYNSMATAFFNTPERSVRSLFHNPPGSYNPLTLGLFTLTYFFLACWTYGLTVSAGVFIPSLLIGAAWGRLFGILLSYFTSGSSIWADPGKYALIGAAAQLGGIVRMTLSLTVIMVEATGNVTFGLPIMLVLMTAKIVGDYFAEGLYDIHIKLQSVPFLHYEAPATSHWLTAREVMSSPVTCFNKVEKVGTIVNTLSNTSTNHNGFPVVIQIPDSDEPGMVCGLILRSQLIVLLKHKVFVERARTRLSQRKLQLKDFRDAYPRFPPIQSIHVSQDERECMMDLSEFMNPTPYTVPQETSLPRVFKLFRALGLRHLLVVDSENRVVGLVTRKDLARYHMGKHGLEELQLAQT; encoded by the exons CCATCCGGGGGATTATTTCACATAAGTAGACTCAGTACGGTGGACCTGGAAGAAGAAATCACATCAGAAGAG CAGGACTCTGTGAGGACCAGACCCAATATGATCCCCCACAATGAGAAGCTGCTCTCGCTCAAATACGAG AGTCTTGACTATGATAACATTGAGAATCAGCTGTTTCTGGAAGAAGAGAGGCGGATGAGCCACATG GGCTTCAGATGTCTGGAGATCAGTCGCTGGGTCATCTGTGGGCTCATTGGTTTTCTCACTGGACTCATCGCTTGTTTTATTGACATTGTTGTGGAGAAATTGGCTGGGATAAAATACATTGTTGTCAAACAGA ACATTGAGAAATTCACTGAGGTCGGTGGGCTCTCCATCTCGCTGATATTATGGGCTGTGCTAAACTCATCACTAGTAATGGTAGGAGCCATCATAGTGGCTTTTTTCGAG CCCATTGCTGCAGGCAGTGGCATCCCTCAGATTAAGTGCTACCTGAACGGAGTGAAGATCCCACGGGTGGTGCGACTGAAG ACACTGATGGTGAAAGTGTTCGGAGTGATTTGCTCTGTGGCTGGAGGACTGGCGGTCGGAAAg GAAGGACCCATGATCCACTCAGGGGCTGTGGTGGCGGCTGGGGTGTCCCAGGGCAGGAGCACATCCCTCAAGAAAGACTTCAAG ATCTTCGAGTACTTCCGCAGAGACACGGAGAAGAGAGACTTCGTCTCAGCCGGTGCCGCTGCTGGTGTGTCGGCTGCCTTCGGAGCTCCCGTCG GTGGAGTGCTTTTCAGTTTAGAAGAGGGGGCCTCCTTCTGGAACCAGATGTTGACGTGGAGAATA TTCTTTGCCTCAATGATCTCCACCTTCACTTTGAACTTCTTCCTGAGTATCTACAATAACAAGACTGGAGACCTCTCCAACCCTGGGCTTATTAACTTTGGTCGCTTTGATAGTGAT AGTGTGGCCTATAACCTCTATGAGATTCCTCTGTTCATCATTATGGGAGCAATCG GAGGATTGCTGGGGGCACTGTTTAACTTCCTGAACTACTGGCTAACAATTTTCAGAATCAG GTACGTTCACCGGCCCTGCCTTCAGGTGATCGAGGCCATGCTTGTGGCTGCAGTCACCGCCACCGTCTCCTTCACCATGATCTACTTCTCCAACGACTGCCAGCCCCTGGGCCAGGACCAGACCAAAGACGACTACCCTCTACAG cTGTTCTGCGCAGATGGCGAGTACAACTCCATGGCCACCGCATTCTTCAACACACCGGAGAGGAGCGTCCGCAGCCTGTTCCACAAcccaccag gctcctACAACCCACTGACGCTGGGTTTGTTTACACTGACCTACTTCTTCCTGGCCTGCTGGACCTATGGGCTGACCGTGTCGGCGGGGGTCTTCATTCCCTCACTGCTGATCGGTGCGGCATGGGGACGCCTCTTCGGCATCCTGCTGTCCTATTTCACCTCGGGCAGCTCG ATATGGGCAGATCCTGGCAAGTACGCTTTGATAGGAGCCGCAGCACAgctgg GTGGCATCGTCAGAATGACCCTAAGTCTCACAGTCATCATGGTGGAGGCGACTGGCAACGTCACCTTCGGCCTTCCCATCATGCTCGTGCTCATGACGGCCAAGATCGTAGGAGATTACTTTGCAGAG GGCTTATATGATATCCACATCAAGCTACAAAGTGTTCCCTTCCTTCATTATGAAGCTCCCGCCACCTCTCACTGGCTAACTGCGAG GGAGGTGATGAGCTCTCCAGTAACCTGCTTCAACAAGGTGGAGAAGGTTGGCACCATCGTGAACACCCTGAGCAACACCTCCACAAATCACAACGGCTTCCCTGTAGTCATTCAGATCCCAGACAGTGATGAG CCTGGGATGGTCTGTGGCTTGATTCTGCGCTCCCAGCTCATAGTGCTGCTGAAGCACAAG gtgtttgtggaGCGGGCACGCACGCGCCTCAGCCAGAGGAAGCTGCAGCTGAAGGACTTCCGTGACGCCTACCCGCGCTTCCCCCCAATCCAGTCCATCCACGTGTCACAGGACGAGCGCGAGTGCATGATGGACCTCAGCGAGTTCATGAACCCCACGCCCTATACCGTGCCACAG GAGACCTCTCTCCCCCGAGTGTTTAAGCTGTTCAGAGCCCTGGGCCTGAGGCATCTGTTGGTGGTGGACAGTGAAAACAGG GTGGTGGGCCTGGTGACTCGTAAGGACCTGGCACGGTACCACATGGGCAAACACGGGCTGGAGGAGCTCCAGCTGGCACAGACATGA
- the clcn7 gene encoding H(+)/Cl(-) exchange transporter 7 isoform X3, with protein sequence MNMANITKKVSWSSRGDDSARGEATPLLNGTEEVRYTRQPSGGLFHISRLSTVDLEEEITSEEDSVRTRPNMIPHNEKLLSLKYESLDYDNIENQLFLEEERRMSHMGFRCLEISRWVICGLIGFLTGLIACFIDIVVEKLAGIKYIVVKQNIEKFTEVGGLSISLILWAVLNSSLVMVGAIIVAFFEPIAAGSGIPQIKCYLNGVKIPRVVRLKTLMVKVFGVICSVAGGLAVGKEGPMIHSGAVVAAGVSQGRSTSLKKDFKIFEYFRRDTEKRDFVSAGAAAGVSAAFGAPVGGVLFSLEEGASFWNQMLTWRIFFASMISTFTLNFFLSIYNNKTGDLSNPGLINFGRFDSDSVAYNLYEIPLFIIMGAIGGLLGALFNFLNYWLTIFRIRYVHRPCLQVIEAMLVAAVTATVSFTMIYFSNDCQPLGQDQTKDDYPLQLFCADGEYNSMATAFFNTPERSVRSLFHNPPGSYNPLTLGLFTLTYFFLACWTYGLTVSAGVFIPSLLIGAAWGRLFGILLSYFTSGSSQIWADPGKYALIGAAAQLGGIVRMTLSLTVIMVEATGNVTFGLPIMLVLMTAKIVGDYFAEGLYDIHIKLQSVPFLHYEAPATSHWLTAREVMSSPVTCFNKVEKVGTIVNTLSNTSTNHNGFPVVIQIPDSDEPGMVCGLILRSQLIVLLKHKVFVERARTRLSQRKLQLKDFRDAYPRFPPIQSIHVSQDERECMMDLSEFMNPTPYTVPQETSLPRVFKLFRALGLRHLLVVDSENRVVGLVTRKDLARYHMGKHGLEELQLAQT encoded by the exons CCATCCGGGGGATTATTTCACATAAGTAGACTCAGTACGGTGGACCTGGAAGAAGAAATCACATCAGAAGAG GACTCTGTGAGGACCAGACCCAATATGATCCCCCACAATGAGAAGCTGCTCTCGCTCAAATACGAG AGTCTTGACTATGATAACATTGAGAATCAGCTGTTTCTGGAAGAAGAGAGGCGGATGAGCCACATG GGCTTCAGATGTCTGGAGATCAGTCGCTGGGTCATCTGTGGGCTCATTGGTTTTCTCACTGGACTCATCGCTTGTTTTATTGACATTGTTGTGGAGAAATTGGCTGGGATAAAATACATTGTTGTCAAACAGA ACATTGAGAAATTCACTGAGGTCGGTGGGCTCTCCATCTCGCTGATATTATGGGCTGTGCTAAACTCATCACTAGTAATGGTAGGAGCCATCATAGTGGCTTTTTTCGAG CCCATTGCTGCAGGCAGTGGCATCCCTCAGATTAAGTGCTACCTGAACGGAGTGAAGATCCCACGGGTGGTGCGACTGAAG ACACTGATGGTGAAAGTGTTCGGAGTGATTTGCTCTGTGGCTGGAGGACTGGCGGTCGGAAAg GAAGGACCCATGATCCACTCAGGGGCTGTGGTGGCGGCTGGGGTGTCCCAGGGCAGGAGCACATCCCTCAAGAAAGACTTCAAG ATCTTCGAGTACTTCCGCAGAGACACGGAGAAGAGAGACTTCGTCTCAGCCGGTGCCGCTGCTGGTGTGTCGGCTGCCTTCGGAGCTCCCGTCG GTGGAGTGCTTTTCAGTTTAGAAGAGGGGGCCTCCTTCTGGAACCAGATGTTGACGTGGAGAATA TTCTTTGCCTCAATGATCTCCACCTTCACTTTGAACTTCTTCCTGAGTATCTACAATAACAAGACTGGAGACCTCTCCAACCCTGGGCTTATTAACTTTGGTCGCTTTGATAGTGAT AGTGTGGCCTATAACCTCTATGAGATTCCTCTGTTCATCATTATGGGAGCAATCG GAGGATTGCTGGGGGCACTGTTTAACTTCCTGAACTACTGGCTAACAATTTTCAGAATCAG GTACGTTCACCGGCCCTGCCTTCAGGTGATCGAGGCCATGCTTGTGGCTGCAGTCACCGCCACCGTCTCCTTCACCATGATCTACTTCTCCAACGACTGCCAGCCCCTGGGCCAGGACCAGACCAAAGACGACTACCCTCTACAG cTGTTCTGCGCAGATGGCGAGTACAACTCCATGGCCACCGCATTCTTCAACACACCGGAGAGGAGCGTCCGCAGCCTGTTCCACAAcccaccag gctcctACAACCCACTGACGCTGGGTTTGTTTACACTGACCTACTTCTTCCTGGCCTGCTGGACCTATGGGCTGACCGTGTCGGCGGGGGTCTTCATTCCCTCACTGCTGATCGGTGCGGCATGGGGACGCCTCTTCGGCATCCTGCTGTCCTATTTCACCTCGGGCAGCTCG CAGATATGGGCAGATCCTGGCAAGTACGCTTTGATAGGAGCCGCAGCACAgctgg GTGGCATCGTCAGAATGACCCTAAGTCTCACAGTCATCATGGTGGAGGCGACTGGCAACGTCACCTTCGGCCTTCCCATCATGCTCGTGCTCATGACGGCCAAGATCGTAGGAGATTACTTTGCAGAG GGCTTATATGATATCCACATCAAGCTACAAAGTGTTCCCTTCCTTCATTATGAAGCTCCCGCCACCTCTCACTGGCTAACTGCGAG GGAGGTGATGAGCTCTCCAGTAACCTGCTTCAACAAGGTGGAGAAGGTTGGCACCATCGTGAACACCCTGAGCAACACCTCCACAAATCACAACGGCTTCCCTGTAGTCATTCAGATCCCAGACAGTGATGAG CCTGGGATGGTCTGTGGCTTGATTCTGCGCTCCCAGCTCATAGTGCTGCTGAAGCACAAG gtgtttgtggaGCGGGCACGCACGCGCCTCAGCCAGAGGAAGCTGCAGCTGAAGGACTTCCGTGACGCCTACCCGCGCTTCCCCCCAATCCAGTCCATCCACGTGTCACAGGACGAGCGCGAGTGCATGATGGACCTCAGCGAGTTCATGAACCCCACGCCCTATACCGTGCCACAG GAGACCTCTCTCCCCCGAGTGTTTAAGCTGTTCAGAGCCCTGGGCCTGAGGCATCTGTTGGTGGTGGACAGTGAAAACAGG GTGGTGGGCCTGGTGACTCGTAAGGACCTGGCACGGTACCACATGGGCAAACACGGGCTGGAGGAGCTCCAGCTGGCACAGACATGA